CATTGGCTATCACCGGCTTTTTTAAAATCCCTTTCATTAAAGCAATACTTTCATAATCTATTTTGTCTTTTTGATACCTATCGCTTCGTGTCCTCCCATGCACCACCACATAATCCACCGGCGCATCATTTAAGGCATGAGCGATTTCTTTAGGGATTTTCTTTTCAAAGCCTAAACGCACTTTCACGCTTGTGATCTTTTTATTGGTGTTTTCTCTAATCACTTTTAAAAGCTTCACTAAGTGGTTTAAATCCTTCAATAACCCGCTCCCGTTACCATGATTAGACACTTTAGGGGCAGGACAACCGCAATTAAAATCAATCCCACTCACATGATCTAAAGCGTTGATTTTCTCCACCGCTTCCTTGACTACGCCCTCTTTAGAGCCTGAAATTTGCGCCATGAAATGATCTTCTAAAAGGGATTTTTCTAACATTTTAGAAGTTTTATCAAACGCATACACCAACGAATGCGAGCTCACCATTTCGCTTGTGGTAACATCCACGCCAAATTTTTTCACCACGCTCCTAAAAGGCAAATCCGTATAGCCTGCTAGAGGGGCTAGAAAAAGCCATTTTTTATTTTTAAAGTCCATCCGCTCTCATATCAAAGTTTTTGCTGTATTTTGACACAATCAAGGTTAAAAAGCGCTTTAAAATTAGCGTTTGATTAAAATCAAGCTTTTTTATAGATTGATTAAACTCTGTTTGAAACGGGTTAAAAAACCATGCGTTGGTTGTTTTAAAAACTCTGCGTATAAAACAGGCCGTAAGCGTTTAGGGATATCCAACCTCCTAGCTCTGTCTTTAAAATCCTTTGGCATGCTTAAAGTTTTTGGGGGTTTAAGAGCGATAAACACATGCTCTTTATCGCTTTCAATGATGAATTTTTGAGCGATTTCTAAGCTAAAAAAATGGCGTTTGATTTCTTCTTTTTGAGAAAAGCTCAACACATACCCCTTTTGCTTTAAGATTTTATCCACCATAAACAGCGCGTTTTGCGAACGCTTAAAAAAAGTGATCCCATGCATTTGTGAAACGGGCATCAAAGGATAAAGCCGCTCTTTTTCTTGATCCAAAAATTTAAAGCTTTGGATAATGCCCTTAGAATAATGTTGCATCAAGGAGTTAGCGTAATTTTTCCTG
This DNA window, taken from Helicobacter pylori, encodes the following:
- a CDS encoding tRNA dihydrouridine synthase, whose amino-acid sequence is MDFKNKKWLFLAPLAGYTDLPFRSVVKKFGVDVTTSEMVSSHSLVYAFDKTSKMLEKSLLEDHFMAQISGSKEGVVKEAVEKINALDHVSGIDFNCGCPAPKVSNHGNGSGLLKDLNHLVKLLKVIRENTNKKITSVKVRLGFEKKIPKEIAHALNDAPVDYVVVHGRTRSDRYQKDKIDYESIALMKGILKKPVIANGEIDSVKKAFEVLQITQADGLMIGRAALRAPWIFWQIRNNTTKLPAVVKKDLVLEHFDKMVEFYGDRGVIMFRKNLHAYAKGEMQASAFRNCVNTLTEIKSMRESIEEFFNQEMLQSEVPLWVELNQKSV